In Procambarus clarkii isolate CNS0578487 chromosome 13, FALCON_Pclarkii_2.0, whole genome shotgun sequence, the following are encoded in one genomic region:
- the LOC138364366 gene encoding mucin-2-like, which produces METTDQNIKKVFRIGRYNKDRHRVIKVVFTSERTKEDLLARKSGLANEQKFKTVFLQRNITNPAICQQPANRQQPSQSSTVQPTVNSPANRQQSSQPSTVQPTVNNPANRQQLVNCQQSSQLSTTSQPSTAQPTVNNQPTVNNQPTVNNQPTVNSPANRQQSSQPSTVQPTVNSPANRQQPSQPSTAQPTVNNQPTVNSPANRQKPSQPSTAQPTVNSPANRQQPSQPSTTQPTVNSPANRQQPSQPSTTRPTINSPANRQQPSQPSTAQPTVNSPANRQQLGQLSTAQPTVNNSANYQQPSQPSTVQPTVNNSANYQQPSQPSTAQPTVNSPANRQQLGQLSTAQPTVNNSANYQQPSQPSTAQPTVNSPANRQQPSQPSTAQPTVNSPANRQQLGQLSTAQPTVNSPANRQQPSQPSTAQPTVNNSANYQQPSQPSTTRPTINSPANRQQSSQPSTTRPTINSPANRQQPSQPSTAQPTVNSPANRQQPSQHQATQHQATNRVHFYSAFENVDKSQRSTNR; this is translated from the exons ATGGAGACGACTGACCAAAATATTAAAAAGGTTTTCAGGATTggacggtacaacaaggacagacaccgagtgataaaggtggtattcacgaGCGAGAGAACAAAAGAGGACTTGTTAGCAAGAAAGAGCGGACTAGCAAATGAACAGAAGTTCAAAACAGTATTCCTGCAAAGGAATATAACAAA CCCAGCCATCTGTCAACAACCAGCCAACCGTCAACAGCCCAGCCAATCGTCAACAGTCCAGCCAACCGTCAACAGTCCAGCCAATCGTCAACAGTCCAGCCAACCGTCAACAGTCCAGCCAACCGTCAACAATCCAGCCAACCGTCAACAACTAGTCAATTGTCAACAGTCCAGCCAACTGTCAACAACCAGCCAACCGTCAACAGCCCAGCCAACTGTCAACAACCAGCCAACTGTCAACAACCAGCCAACCGTCAACAACCAGCCAACCGTCAACAGTCCAGCCAACCGTCAACAGTCCAGCCAACCGTCAACAGTCCAGCCAACCGTCAACAGTCCAGCCAACCGTCAACAACCCAGTCAACCGTCAACAGCCCAGCCAACCGTCAACAACCAGCCAACCGTCAATAGCCCAGCCAACCGTCAAAAACCCAGCCAACCGTCAACAGCCCAGCCAACCGTCAATAGCCCAGCCAACCGTCAACAACCCAGCCAACCGTCAACAACCCAGCCAACCGTCAATAGCCCAGCCAACCGTCAACAGCCCAGCCAACCGTCAACAACTCGGCCAACTATCAACAGCCCAGCCAACCGTCAACAGCCCAGCCAACCGTCAACAGCCCAGCCAACCGTCAACAGCCCAGCCAACCGTCAACAACTCGGCCAACTATCAACAGCCCAGCCAACCGTCAACAACTCGGCCAACTATCAACAGCCCAGCCAACCGTCAACAGTCCAGCCAACCGTCAACAACTCGGCCAACTATCAACAGCCCAGCCAACCGTCAACAGCCCAGCCAACCGTCAACAGCCCAGCCAACCGTCAACAACTCGGCCAACTATCAACAGCCCAGCCAACCGTCAACAACTCGGCCAACTATCAACAGCCCAGCCAACCGTCAACAGCCCAGCCAACCGTCAACAGCCCAGCCAACCGTCAACAGCCCAGCCAACCGTCAACAGCCCAGCCAACCGTCAACAGCCCAGCCAACCGTCAACAACTCGGCCAACTATCAACAGCCCAGCCAACCGTCAACAGCCCAGCCAACCGTCAACAGCCCAGCCAACCGTCAACAGCCCAGCCAACCGTCAACAACTCGGCCAACTATCAACAGCCCAGCCAACCGTCAACAACTCGGCCAACTATCAACAGCCCAGCCAACCGTCAACAGTCCAGCCAACCGTCAACAACTCGGCCAACTATCAACAGCCCAGCCAACCGTCAACAGCCCAGCCAACCGTCAACAGCCCAGCCAACCGTCAACAGCCCAGCCAACCGTCAACAGCCCAGCCAACACCAAgctacacaacaccaggctacaaaTCGTGTCCACTTTTACTCTGCCTTTGAGAATGTTGACAAGAGTCAACGCAGTACTAACAGATGA